One part of the Ziziphus jujuba cultivar Dongzao chromosome 2, ASM3175591v1 genome encodes these proteins:
- the LOC112493515 gene encoding uncharacterized protein LOC112493515: MSRVSMNIHRNLHFQMDIYGILMEISVVGRNLSCRSKDYGGPDTISSFALEDNESWLRNLFGFILQVVDACYCFLLTLLDNKLWFPTILVFIVGNVKYAERTIALYLANFNRFGSPVHDFEEPNAEGDYWWFLLR, from the exons ATGTCGAGAGTGTCGATGAATATCCACAGAAATCTCCATTTTcaaatggatatttatggaattttgatGGAGATTTCGGTTGTCGGTAGAAATTTGAGTTGTCGGTCCAAGGACTATGGTGGCCCTGATACCATTAGTTCTTTTGCTTTGGAGGACAATGAATCTTGGCTGAGGAATTTGTTCGGGTTCATTTTACAGGTCGTTGATGCTTGTTATTGCTTCCTTCTAACACTTCTCGACAACAAACTATGGTTTCCAACCATTTTGGTCTTTATTGTAGGAAATGTTAAATATGCAGAAAGAACAATAGCTCTGTATCTTGCCAACTTCAACCGTTTTGGATCTCCTGTTCATGATTTTGAAGAACCAAATGCTGAAG GGGATTATTGGTGGTTCCTTCTTCGATAG
- the LOC107418913 gene encoding ASC1-like protein isoform X1 — translation MGQKTENRNVKTSVLFSQKSNPDTQSAIIDNILSLRIPLEFPSKESIWDSLKAPDGSIGSWRRTHYPKTWSFFPVLLSSLLHCVSFLTDMSLRRLCLLQALGRHLLGHASQKVETRDKRKKINKFKESAWKFVYFLSAELLAVSITYNEPWFTNTKYFWVGPGNQVWPDQKIKLKLKGLYMYAAGFYMYSSFALVFWETRRSDFVVSMAHHIATVILILLSYIFRFARVGSAILAIHEGSDVLLELAKMSKYSGFECMASSLFVVFVLSWTILRLIYFPLWIIWSTSYEVLLTLDKEKHMVDGSMYYYLFNTLLICLLVCHIYWWVLMIRMLIKQIKARGKLSDDVRSDSEDDDEHED, via the exons ATGGGTCAGAAAACTGAGAACCGCAACGTCAAAACCTCAGTTTTATTTTCTCAAAAGTCAAACCCTGATACTCAATCTGCCATTATCGATAATATTCTTTCTCTCCGAATTCCTCTCGAGTTTCCTTCAAAGGAATCGATATGGGACTCTTTGAAAGCACCAGATGGATCAATTGGGAGCTGGAGACGTACCCACTACCCCAAGACTTGGTCTTTCTTCCCTGTTTTGCTTTCCTCTTTGCTTCACTGCGTCTCTTTCTTGACAGATATGTCTTTGAG ACGGTTATGTTTGTTGCAGGCATTAGGTAGACACCTGCTGGGACATGCCTCGCAGAAAGTTGAGACTCGTGATAAGAGGAAGAAAATCAACAAATTCAAAGAATCTGCTTGGAAATTTGTCTATTTTTTATCAGCAGAGCTTTTGGCTGTTTCGATTACATACAATGAGCCTTGGTTCACTAATACCAAATACTTTTGGGTAGGGCCTGGCAATCAGGTTTGGCCAGATCAAAAAATCAA ATTAAAATTGAAGGGATTATACATGTATGCTGCTGGATTCTACATGTATTCAAGTTTCGCTTTAGTTTTTTGGGAAACAAGGCGTTCTGACTTTGTGGTATCAATGGCTCATCATATAGCAACTGTCATTTTAATCTTGTTGTCTTATATATTTAG GTTTGCTCGAGTTGGTTCAGCCATTTTAGCTATCCATGAAGGAAGTGATGTGCTTTTAGAACTTGCAAAGATGTCAAAATACAGTGGCTTTGAATGTATGGCTAGCTCGctctttgttgtttttgttttatcatGGACAATACTCCGGCTTATTTACTTTCCATTATGGATAATTTGGAGTACCAG CTATGAAGTTCTTTTGACGCTGGACAAGGAGAAGCATATGGTGGATGGATCaatgtattattatttgtttaatactCTTCTTATTTGTTTGCTTGTTTGTCATATCTATTGGTGGGTTTTGATGATTCGAATGCTCATAAAGCAAATCAAAGCAAGAGGCAAGCTAAGTGATGATGTTCGATCTG ACTCTGAAGACGATGACGAACATGAAGATTGA
- the LOC107418913 gene encoding ceramide synthase 1 LOH3 isoform X2 has protein sequence MGLFESTRWINWELETYPLPQDLVFLPCFAFLFASLRLFLDRYVFEALGRHLLGHASQKVETRDKRKKINKFKESAWKFVYFLSAELLAVSITYNEPWFTNTKYFWVGPGNQVWPDQKIKLKLKGLYMYAAGFYMYSSFALVFWETRRSDFVVSMAHHIATVILILLSYIFRFARVGSAILAIHEGSDVLLELAKMSKYSGFECMASSLFVVFVLSWTILRLIYFPLWIIWSTSYEVLLTLDKEKHMVDGSMYYYLFNTLLICLLVCHIYWWVLMIRMLIKQIKARGKLSDDVRSDSEDDDEHED, from the exons ATGGGACTCTTTGAAAGCACCAGATGGATCAATTGGGAGCTGGAGACGTACCCACTACCCCAAGACTTGGTCTTTCTTCCCTGTTTTGCTTTCCTCTTTGCTTCACTGCGTCTCTTTCTTGACAGATATGTCTTTGAG GCATTAGGTAGACACCTGCTGGGACATGCCTCGCAGAAAGTTGAGACTCGTGATAAGAGGAAGAAAATCAACAAATTCAAAGAATCTGCTTGGAAATTTGTCTATTTTTTATCAGCAGAGCTTTTGGCTGTTTCGATTACATACAATGAGCCTTGGTTCACTAATACCAAATACTTTTGGGTAGGGCCTGGCAATCAGGTTTGGCCAGATCAAAAAATCAA ATTAAAATTGAAGGGATTATACATGTATGCTGCTGGATTCTACATGTATTCAAGTTTCGCTTTAGTTTTTTGGGAAACAAGGCGTTCTGACTTTGTGGTATCAATGGCTCATCATATAGCAACTGTCATTTTAATCTTGTTGTCTTATATATTTAG GTTTGCTCGAGTTGGTTCAGCCATTTTAGCTATCCATGAAGGAAGTGATGTGCTTTTAGAACTTGCAAAGATGTCAAAATACAGTGGCTTTGAATGTATGGCTAGCTCGctctttgttgtttttgttttatcatGGACAATACTCCGGCTTATTTACTTTCCATTATGGATAATTTGGAGTACCAG CTATGAAGTTCTTTTGACGCTGGACAAGGAGAAGCATATGGTGGATGGATCaatgtattattatttgtttaatactCTTCTTATTTGTTTGCTTGTTTGTCATATCTATTGGTGGGTTTTGATGATTCGAATGCTCATAAAGCAAATCAAAGCAAGAGGCAAGCTAAGTGATGATGTTCGATCTG ACTCTGAAGACGATGACGAACATGAAGATTGA